Proteins from a genomic interval of Fusobacterium sp. DD2:
- a CDS encoding DNA-directed RNA polymerase subunit alpha — protein MLKIEKHARGINITEVKESEFKGQYIVEPLYRGYGHTVGNALRRVLLSSIPGAAIKGVRIEGVLSEFSVMEGIKEAVTEIILNIKEIVVKAETSGERKMTLSVKGPKVVTAADIIPDVGIEIVNPEQVICTITTDRELDMEFLVDTGEGFVVSEDIERKDWAVDYIAVDAIYTPIRKVSYTIQDTMVGRMTDFDKLTLDIETDGSIEIRDALSYAVELLRLHFDPFLELGNKMENLRAEVEDEEEDSTTHSKDDNILNTKIEELDLTVRSFNCLKKAGIEEVGQLSKLSHNELLKIKNLGRKSLDEILEKMKELGYDLTQNGSPE, from the coding sequence ATGTTAAAAATTGAAAAACATGCAAGGGGTATCAATATAACTGAAGTAAAAGAGAGCGAATTTAAAGGTCAATATATCGTTGAGCCTTTATATAGAGGTTATGGGCATACTGTTGGTAATGCTTTGAGAAGAGTTTTACTTTCGTCTATCCCAGGAGCTGCTATTAAAGGTGTGAGAATCGAAGGAGTATTGAGCGAATTCTCTGTTATGGAAGGAATAAAGGAAGCTGTAACTGAAATTATCCTTAACATTAAAGAAATAGTTGTTAAAGCTGAAACAAGCGGTGAAAGAAAAATGACTCTTTCTGTTAAAGGACCAAAAGTGGTAACTGCAGCTGACATAATACCTGACGTAGGTATAGAAATAGTGAATCCTGAACAAGTTATTTGTACAATAACAACAGATAGAGAACTTGACATGGAATTTCTAGTAGATACTGGAGAAGGTTTCGTAGTATCAGAAGATATTGAAAGAAAAGACTGGGCAGTGGATTATATAGCAGTTGATGCTATCTATACACCTATCAGAAAAGTTTCTTACACTATCCAAGATACAATGGTTGGTAGAATGACTGACTTTGACAAACTTACTTTAGATATCGAAACTGACGGAAGCATTGAAATTAGAGATGCATTGTCTTACGCGGTAGAGTTATTGAGATTACACTTTGATCCTTTCTTAGAATTAGGTAACAAGATGGAAAACCTAAGAGCTGAAGTAGAGGATGAAGAAGAAGATTCAACTACTCACTCTAAAGATGATAATATTCTAAATACTAAAATAGAGGAGCTAGATTTAACTGTTAGATCGTTTAACTGTTTAAAGAAAGCTGGAATAGAAGAAGTTGGACAATTATCTAAATTGTCTCACAACGAACTTCTAAAGATTAAAAACCTAGGAAGAAAATCATTAGATGAAATCCTAGAAAAAATGAAAGAATTAGGATATGATCTAACTCAAAATGGATCTCCTGAATAG